Proteins found in one Chloroflexota bacterium genomic segment:
- a CDS encoding flagellar biosynthesis protein FlgA, producing MMRPLLERLEARASAGRPVTVALAGAGRFGTSIAAQIAQMDGLRLAAVADPNARNGAEALRAAGWADDELQRCESAVAAQAAVEAGNAALAPDAEALASAPIEVFVDATGIPEVAARNAWTALRGGRHVVMVTVEADMSCGWALAREARRQGVVYTLAAGDQPIAIMELFDWAVALGLEPVAVGRGTRLYPHDRHGDADEALARLGYDAETADRLRLNAQMYNSFRDGTKSQIEMCAVSNMTGLPPDRRGMHEPSAGLNELADLFAPRDAGGLLHRTGVVDLANAVAPDGASEMPEHIATGVWTVVTCDDERVREDLRIHGTRVSHDGDRTLLFREYHLCGVETPLSIAQAALLGAASGAPRETPTSEVLAFAKRDLQPGDTLDGSGGELVYGLIDRAEAVSADGVLPLGLAYGAAVREPVGADQPIPLDAVSVVQDSFVARLREEAGA from the coding sequence ATGATGCGCCCGTTGCTCGAGCGATTGGAGGCGCGAGCGTCGGCCGGCCGACCCGTCACGGTGGCGCTGGCGGGCGCCGGTCGGTTTGGGACGAGCATCGCGGCGCAGATCGCGCAGATGGACGGTTTGCGTCTGGCGGCCGTGGCCGATCCCAACGCGCGGAACGGCGCGGAGGCCCTGCGCGCCGCCGGTTGGGCGGACGACGAATTGCAGCGCTGCGAGAGCGCGGTCGCCGCGCAAGCGGCCGTTGAAGCGGGCAATGCCGCGCTGGCGCCCGACGCCGAGGCGTTGGCCTCCGCGCCCATCGAGGTGTTCGTGGACGCGACCGGTATCCCGGAGGTGGCCGCCCGCAACGCGTGGACGGCGTTGCGCGGAGGCCGCCACGTCGTCATGGTCACGGTCGAGGCGGACATGAGTTGCGGCTGGGCCTTGGCGCGCGAGGCGCGGCGGCAGGGGGTGGTCTACACGCTCGCCGCCGGCGACCAGCCGATCGCGATCATGGAGCTGTTCGACTGGGCCGTCGCGCTGGGCCTGGAACCGGTGGCCGTGGGGCGCGGCACGCGGCTCTACCCGCACGACCGCCACGGGGACGCCGACGAGGCCCTGGCGCGACTCGGCTACGACGCGGAGACTGCGGACCGTCTCCGCCTGAACGCGCAGATGTACAACTCGTTCCGCGACGGCACCAAGTCCCAGATCGAGATGTGCGCCGTTTCGAATATGACGGGACTGCCGCCGGACCGTCGCGGCATGCACGAGCCGTCGGCCGGCTTGAACGAGCTGGCCGATCTGTTCGCGCCGCGCGACGCCGGTGGTCTATTGCACCGGACGGGCGTGGTCGATCTGGCGAACGCCGTGGCGCCCGATGGCGCGTCCGAGATGCCGGAACACATCGCCACCGGTGTGTGGACCGTGGTCACCTGCGACGACGAGCGCGTGCGCGAGGACCTGCGCATTCACGGCACGCGCGTCTCGCACGATGGCGATCGCACGCTGCTCTTTCGCGAGTACCACCTGTGCGGCGTGGAGACGCCGCTGAGCATCGCCCAGGCGGCGCTGCTCGGCGCGGCGTCGGGCGCGCCCCGGGAAACGCCGACCTCCGAGGTGCTGGCGTTTGCCAAGCGCGACCTGCAGCCCGGCGACACGCTGGACGGATCGGGTGGAGAGTTGGTCTACGGCCTGATCGACCGGGCGGAAGCGGTGAGCGCCGACGGCGTGCTACCGCTGGGGCTCGCTTACGGGGCCGCTGTGCGCGAGCCCGTGGGCGCGGATCAGCCGATCCCCCTGGATGCGGTGAGCGTGGTCCAAGACTCATTCGTGGCACGGCTGCGCGAGGAGGCCGGCGCGTAG
- a CDS encoding VOC family protein, translating into MNDNSLFEAAYPFQDDVLALPVTDLDTASEWYSRSFGLSEAERRDSPVPTVLMERDGVRLGFAVNGGDASVDGAAILVSDIHRARQELEANGVAIANSRVDERDGQKFQVFFVVAPDGLCWYFHQPVE; encoded by the coding sequence ATGAATGACAACTCCTTGTTCGAAGCGGCCTACCCGTTCCAGGACGACGTGCTCGCGCTGCCCGTCACGGACCTGGACACAGCGTCGGAGTGGTATTCCCGATCCTTCGGCCTTTCCGAGGCGGAGCGCCGGGACAGCCCCGTTCCCACCGTCCTCATGGAGCGAGACGGCGTGCGGCTCGGCTTTGCCGTGAACGGCGGCGATGCCAGCGTCGACGGCGCGGCCATCCTGGTCAGCGACATCCACCGCGCCCGGCAGGAGCTGGAGGCCAACGGCGTCGCCATCGCCAACTCGCGCGTGGATGAGCGCGACGGGCAGAAGTTCCAGGTGTTCTTCGTCGTCGCGCCGGACGGACTCTGCTGGTACTTCCATCAGCCCGTCGAATAG
- a CDS encoding DUF402 domain-containing protein: protein MTDRRRQPGDQVVVRSVWGAKIQIAMPMTVIADTERITALYLAAGTPIKNKSTYRSDHLPIGDWEMVDDIWRDDLIRIKSADDAHAYYAMWKGGRFHRWYVNLESAYQRTSIGFDFTDHVLDLVVEPDLAGWRWKDEDELARAVGLGLVTQTQADAFYAEGERAIARLEAKRSPFADGWETWRPDPAWPIPALPCDWDLIE from the coding sequence GTGACCGACCGGCGCCGGCAACCCGGCGACCAGGTCGTCGTGCGCAGCGTGTGGGGCGCGAAAATCCAAATCGCGATGCCGATGACGGTGATCGCCGACACCGAGCGAATCACGGCCCTCTACCTGGCCGCCGGCACGCCCATCAAGAACAAGAGCACCTACCGATCCGACCACTTGCCGATCGGGGACTGGGAGATGGTCGACGACATCTGGCGGGACGACCTGATCCGCATCAAGTCCGCGGACGACGCGCACGCCTACTACGCCATGTGGAAGGGCGGCCGGTTTCATCGCTGGTATGTCAACCTCGAAAGCGCCTACCAGCGCACGTCCATCGGCTTCGACTTCACCGACCACGTGCTAGATCTCGTCGTCGAGCCCGACCTGGCCGGCTGGCGGTGGAAGGACGAAGACGAGCTGGCAAGGGCGGTTGGGCTGGGACTCGTCACCCAGACGCAAGCCGATGCCTTCTACGCGGAGGGCGAGCGCGCCATTGCCCGGCTGGAGGCGAAGCGCTCGCCGTTCGCCGACGGCTGGGAAACGTGGCGTCCCGATCCGGCATGGCCAATCCCGGCGCTGCCGTGCGATTGGGACCTCATCGAGTAG